The following proteins are co-located in the Labrys monachus genome:
- a CDS encoding phage holin family protein produces MPDQANRPFLSLVDMAGIELRSQLGQEAQLLQAEMKAKVSVIQSTALYGGVAVFCMALGAIAGTATLVLFLVWLGLAPVLATLVVSVALLLAGAMFLWRARALMRDWTLLPVRTIAAVRADVATLKEAVSHVAS; encoded by the coding sequence ATGCCTGACCAGGCGAACCGTCCGTTTCTGTCGCTCGTCGACATGGCGGGCATCGAGCTGAGATCCCAGCTCGGCCAGGAAGCGCAGCTTCTGCAGGCCGAGATGAAGGCCAAGGTCTCCGTGATCCAGTCGACCGCGCTCTATGGCGGCGTCGCGGTGTTCTGCATGGCGCTCGGCGCCATCGCGGGGACGGCGACGCTGGTGCTTTTCCTCGTCTGGCTCGGACTGGCGCCGGTGCTGGCGACGCTCGTCGTCAGCGTCGCGCTCCTGCTGGCCGGGGCGATGTTCCTGTGGCGGGCCCGCGCGCTGATGCGAGACTGGACGCTTCTCCCGGTCCGGACGATCGCCGCCGTGCGGGCCGACGTCGCCACCTTGAAGGAGGCCGTGAGCCATGTCGCATCCTGA
- a CDS encoding cupin domain-containing protein, producing the protein MVDALHFGEAGPIPNNPDLPVLVYRGAFGGDTEDMARAMEERFAANGWPPQWRNGIYAFHHYHCGGHEVLGIAAGEAEVTLGGEGGRTLPVRKGDVLLLPAGTGHRRVTSSADFLVVGAYPPGQEGDIQRDAATPGMKRRIAALPPPEKDPVSGAPFPQRAR; encoded by the coding sequence GTGGTCGACGCACTGCATTTCGGGGAAGCCGGTCCGATACCCAACAATCCGGACCTGCCGGTTCTGGTCTATCGTGGCGCCTTCGGCGGCGACACGGAGGATATGGCGCGCGCCATGGAAGAACGGTTTGCCGCCAACGGGTGGCCGCCGCAATGGCGCAACGGCATCTATGCCTTCCATCACTATCATTGCGGGGGCCACGAGGTGCTCGGCATCGCGGCGGGCGAAGCGGAAGTCACCCTGGGCGGCGAGGGCGGTCGCACGCTGCCCGTCCGCAAGGGCGACGTGCTGCTCCTCCCGGCCGGCACCGGCCATCGCCGCGTGACCTCGAGCGCCGACTTCCTCGTCGTCGGCGCCTATCCTCCGGGGCAGGAAGGGGACATCCAGCGCGATGCCGCCACGCCCGGCATGAAGCGCAGGATCGCCGCGCTGCCCCCTCCGGAGAAGGATCCGGTCAGCGGCGCGCCTTTCCCGCAGCGAGCGCGGTGA